The Mycobacterium sp. EPa45 genomic interval ATCCTCGGCGGCGAGACCCGTCAGCTGGCCTTCGCCAAGAACCCGCCGACGGTCATCATGCTGGCCGGCCTGCAGGGTGCCGGTAAGACGACACTGGCCGGCAAGCTCGCCAACTGGCTCAAGGGTCAGGGCCACACCCCGCTGCTGGTGGCCTGCGATCTGCAGCGCCCCGGTGCGGTCAACCAGCTCAAGATCGTCGGTGAGCGCGCCGGCGTCAACGTCTTCGCCCCGCATCCGGGCACCGCGCCCGACGCCGCCGACACCGAAAGCGCCGGCCCTGGCGATCCCGTCGCCGTCGCGGCCGCCGGCCTGGCCGAGGCGCGGGCCAAGCACTTCGACGTCGTCATCGTCGACACCGCTGGCCGCCTCGGCATCGACGACGTCCTGATGGCGCAGGCGGCCGCGATCCGTGATGCCGTGCACCCCGACGAGACGCTGTTCGTCCTCGACGCGATGATCGGTCAGGACGCCGTGGCCACCGCCGACGCGTTCGGCGCCGGTGTCGGGTTCACCGGCGTGGTGCTGACCAAGCTGGACGGCGATGCCCGCGGTGGTGCGGCGCTGTCGGTGCGCGAGGTCACCGGCGTGCCGATCCTGTTCGCGTCTACCGGTGAGAAGCTCGAGGACTTCGACGTCTTCCACCCCGACCGGATGGCCAGCCGGATTCTCGGCATGGGTGACGTGCTGTCCCTCATCGAGCAGGCCGAGCAGGTCTTCGATCAGCAGAAGGCCGAGGAGGCCGCCGCCAAGATCGGCTCCGGCGAGCTCACGCTGGAGGACTTCCTCGAGCAGATGCTGGCGATCCGCAAGATGGGCCCGATCGGCAATCTGCTCGGCATGTTGCCCGGCGCCGGCCAGATGAAGGACGCGCTGGCCGCCGTCGACGACAAACAGCTCGACCGCCTGCAGGCGATCATCCGCGGCATGACTCCACAGGAGCGCGCCGACCCGAAGATCAT includes:
- the ffh gene encoding signal recognition particle protein; translated protein: MFESLSDRLTGALAGLRGKGRLTDADIDATTREIRLALLEADVSLPVVRAFVNRIKERARGAEVSGALNPAQQVVKIVNEELIGILGGETRQLAFAKNPPTVIMLAGLQGAGKTTLAGKLANWLKGQGHTPLLVACDLQRPGAVNQLKIVGERAGVNVFAPHPGTAPDAADTESAGPGDPVAVAAAGLAEARAKHFDVVIVDTAGRLGIDDVLMAQAAAIRDAVHPDETLFVLDAMIGQDAVATADAFGAGVGFTGVVLTKLDGDARGGAALSVREVTGVPILFASTGEKLEDFDVFHPDRMASRILGMGDVLSLIEQAEQVFDQQKAEEAAAKIGSGELTLEDFLEQMLAIRKMGPIGNLLGMLPGAGQMKDALAAVDDKQLDRLQAIIRGMTPQERADPKIINASRRLRIANGSGVTVSEVNQLVDRFFEARKMMSQMAGAMGMPFGRRSSKKNAKGKNKQKGKKGGRGPTPPKRNPLLAGGMPGGFPDLSGMPEGLNELPPGLADFDLSKLKFPGKN